A genomic stretch from Penaeus vannamei isolate JL-2024 chromosome 6, ASM4276789v1, whole genome shotgun sequence includes:
- the LOC113806768 gene encoding uncharacterized protein, with product MPRRSLASLAVLLACAAAAVRALPSKKGGQTVALPFPDCAHHTVTRDRSMPPVDLQSSLRFAVLPSERRMSLRIIVGESQYAIAVAPDHTVLTRCDGQAQQRHCTLLQPPKVSVADLLKQNDWTWVDLGFDGHRISVVIADVEILVDDAWEATPGRESTHSAQVAFISLEEASIDSAPGYALEVNLRCDSTHTPDQEVSTHAPANTPPTDVSPAPYPACPLYRVLPGSPLPYIDIDSTLSLAVLPSVSMLVMKIHVGHTLYKASVEGTMITLMKCEEDGVTCRNVEVGGTKAMDLLMPNKWNYVDVLLENEEITVTINHKTHVMGQAMSTHDAHDELPELSIIAVEPSMPTTHRDNYEITVNVACNDTFIPVSRSVTEVPDQSGGTQAPVVDGNTPAPDDNGATVGIIVGVLVALLVIVAIAIAVSVIRKRRTMEVNQHTPLQEQQQAH from the exons ATGCCGCGCCGAAGCCTCGCGAGCCTGGCGGTCCTCCTCGcctgcgccgccgccgccgtccgcGCGCTGCCGTCCAAGAAAGGGGGACAGACCGTCGCGCTTC CCTTCCCGGACTGCGCGCACCACACCGTCACGCGGGACAGGTCCATGCCCCCCGTGGACCTCCAGAGCTCGCTTCGCTTCGCCGTCCTGCCCTCAGAGCGCCGGATGAGTCTGCGCATCATCGTTGGAGAGTCTCAGTATGCG ATCGCCGTCGCGCCCGACCACACGGTGTTGACGCGGTGCGACGGCCAAGCGCAGCAGAGACACTGCACTCTGCTCCAGCCGCCCAAGGTGTCTGTGGCTGACCTTCTCAAGCAGAACGACTGGACCTGGGTTGACCTCGGCTTCGACGGTCACAGG ATAAGTGTTGTAATCGCGGACGTCGAAATTTTGGTTGATGACGCCTGGGAGGCCACCCCGGGGCGGGAATCCACCCACTCTGCTCAGGTCGCCTTCATCTCCCTGGAGGAGGCCTCCATCGACTCTGCCCCGGGTTACGCGCTGGAAGTCAATCTCAGATGTGACT ccacacacacacccgatcaGGAGGTCAGCACCCACGCCCCCGCCAACACGCCGCCTACCGATGTCTCGCCCGCAC CCTACCCTGCCTGCCCCCTGTACCGCGTGCTGCCAGGGTCCCCGCTCCCCTACATCGACATCGACTCGACGCTGAGCCTTGCCGTGCTCCCGTCGGTGTCGATGCTGGTCATGAAGATTCACGTCGGTCACACGCTCTACAAG GCATCTGTGGAAGGCACAATGATCACGCTCATGAAGTGCGAGGAGGACGGCGTGACGTGCAGGAACGTCGAAGTTGGAGGGACGAAGGCCATGGACCTCTTGATGCCCAACAAGTGGAACTACGTCGATGTGCTGCTGGAGAACGAAGAG ATCACCGTGACGATCAACCACAAGACGCACGTGATGGGCCAGGCGATGTCCACCCACGACGCACATGACGAGTTGCCGGAGCTCTCCATCATAGCCGTTGAGCCCTCGATGCCAACGACTCACCGAGACAACTATGAAATTACCGTCAACGTTGCATGTAACG ACACCTTCATCCCCGTCAGCCGCTCCGTCACCGAGGTGCCCGACCAAAGCGGCGGCACACAGGCACCCGTTGTCG ACGGAAACACCCCGGCACCCGATGACAACGGCGCCACGGTCGGAATCATCGTCGGAGTGCTGGTCGCTCTCCTGGTGATcgtcgccatcgccatcgccgtGTCCGTCATCCGCAAGAGGCGCACGATGGAGGTGAACCAGCACACGCCGCtccaggagcagcagcaggcgcACTAG